The proteins below are encoded in one region of Geobacter sp.:
- a CDS encoding CxxxxCH/CxxCH domain-containing protein, giving the protein MGFLLVVSLCCVPGIAQAEIQCFDCHGTRNTVDSRPVDAPTRDIWTGGFQGNHRSHMPSGNSPSGCEPCHPGSSGYTSNHRDGKIQLASNINASPHAGRYGSYSTPLPQSPVPTLSSCASVNCHFESPSPTWGSAPLAGSDCSTCHASPPDSDRHGRKHGQYYGTGTASCNKCHPDHTAEASPQGHALEAGKRGLDVRFTTAPNTFGTYSGNVAYPNFLPSRNPTRDGVCSNLYCHSNGAGGGPMVAPRWSGPASRCYFCHKGKTSDNTPLDCASIGGTWDASAGVCTPFINMTSNGHARLVGAQWVRKYPCTYCHNATVAAVTDSYGKIVADGEVVKAKHVNGTREVVMAPQWSIVGRPAPSYDPATKVCDNVYCHSDGTTDPDLVKPFAWTERKTDCNSCHGHPSGSCSNVGCHDGRTDTNGNIWTVKTAWPSGQEWKASIPMFPNQGPGTARANSHARHTETNFTCDHCHAATVLNGICTDCHTEGIPPGQMSEVAHINAAYHVNKTKDVVFKDGGSYDAVTKTCRNTVCHTAGNDPIWGGSVNSQVVCLSCHASTSSEVDSFSIFAGTKATINLTEWVTTGHGRPTSAGPYPASGNPAANFPGNPCWYCHDNNVFHNDATNPFRLRKHTQFANRFEKECVYCHMSGEDAECLGCHNATESLAPQLADATVLAMHGGTNYQSGCMAPSCHDTDARLHKSGAGFWTSAQKDDVRNQYIMMGVCLKCHDEDSGNKCTSCHTPPENNPYKYTVGFDPGTGFIKPQKAKASSVHFGYKHYREYQGNGIWKGGKFCWDCHDPHGDSNIFMVQAQVATSTDGTIGIPQSRAAVVFTRKQSGLDYVKMTAPYNGICNVCHAAGSQHYRADGGDGHNSSRVCTGCHEHRFSDSHADNQPCNTCHQNKPVPRHSVFGLPRDCTKCHTGTLGKRTDVMGQFAGTSHHIQGATVTNRQCYTCHWESTADGLIDVTHHQGYNYRNYSTVKNAPVDLVVWGPGTRPTVYRPYSTAISFLAANVSFGIVSTERKEVAKITPHCLSCHSDQNNNTQPFGDCKTPRQYAWDKQSIAARYSQQGTTPWGKYPTNGKSAVVKALSAHGNAVANQGGFSTTTGIDSTIPNTRAGSSNVACFDCHNSHGTRVVGTTSSYATFNGTKNGGNLKETQAGKGGYAMSYMATANLTSGSVNPYNAGAGQCFDCHMTQSSGSTPWGYQSTFGATAPIKGYMDSLRFGQATAPFMDRYPYKVMPIKGGHLHVSSPLEKSPERAIDGLCTPCHDPHGVSPTMGSRQAYGVPLLKGTWMTSPYQEDASQTVTSNYQGVPPTPYVFTDQRTFGGGRISQDDATFAGLCLRCHLKQNLTDGTNKNQAWKSIDRVHESVKGWGANTEHSYPCSKCHTSHNTGLPRLMVTNCLDPKHRGRVASGGTPGWGSGDGIEGPGSGSFPRGEGQAGVNCHPAGAWPDNSWNKVTPW; this is encoded by the coding sequence ATGGGGTTTTTGCTGGTTGTGTCCCTCTGCTGCGTACCGGGAATAGCGCAGGCGGAAATCCAGTGTTTTGACTGCCATGGAACACGGAACACGGTCGATTCGCGACCCGTTGATGCCCCGACCCGCGACATCTGGACCGGCGGATTTCAGGGGAATCACCGCAGCCATATGCCTTCCGGCAACAGTCCGTCCGGCTGCGAGCCGTGCCACCCCGGCAGCTCGGGATATACGTCAAATCACCGGGATGGCAAGATCCAGCTCGCCTCCAATATCAACGCTTCTCCCCATGCCGGCCGGTATGGTTCCTACTCCACGCCGCTTCCCCAGTCCCCTGTCCCAACCTTGAGCAGTTGTGCAAGCGTGAACTGCCACTTCGAGTCTCCATCCCCTACCTGGGGAAGTGCGCCCCTTGCTGGAAGCGACTGCTCCACCTGCCATGCATCCCCTCCCGACAGCGACCGCCACGGGAGAAAGCATGGCCAGTATTACGGCACGGGCACTGCCAGTTGCAACAAGTGCCACCCCGACCATACGGCTGAGGCTTCTCCACAGGGGCATGCCCTCGAAGCCGGCAAGCGCGGCCTGGATGTCCGTTTCACCACCGCCCCCAACACCTTTGGCACATACTCGGGGAACGTGGCCTATCCGAACTTCCTGCCGAGCCGGAACCCGACGCGCGACGGTGTCTGCTCCAATCTCTACTGCCACAGCAACGGCGCCGGCGGCGGCCCCATGGTTGCCCCCCGCTGGTCCGGACCGGCTTCCCGCTGCTACTTCTGCCACAAGGGAAAGACCAGCGACAATACCCCGCTCGACTGCGCCTCCATCGGCGGCACCTGGGATGCGTCGGCCGGGGTCTGCACCCCGTTCATCAACATGACTTCCAACGGCCATGCGCGGCTGGTGGGGGCGCAGTGGGTCAGGAAATATCCCTGCACCTACTGCCACAACGCGACGGTCGCCGCGGTGACCGATTCCTACGGCAAGATCGTTGCCGACGGCGAGGTGGTCAAGGCGAAGCACGTCAACGGCACGCGCGAGGTGGTGATGGCGCCCCAGTGGAGCATCGTGGGGCGGCCCGCACCCTCCTACGATCCGGCGACCAAGGTCTGCGACAATGTCTACTGCCACAGCGACGGCACCACCGACCCCGACCTGGTCAAGCCGTTTGCCTGGACCGAGCGGAAGACCGACTGCAACTCCTGCCACGGCCACCCCAGCGGCAGCTGCTCCAATGTTGGCTGCCACGACGGCAGGACCGATACCAACGGCAACATCTGGACCGTGAAGACGGCCTGGCCGTCAGGGCAGGAATGGAAGGCCTCGATCCCCATGTTCCCGAACCAGGGTCCGGGAACGGCACGGGCGAACTCCCATGCCCGCCATACGGAAACGAACTTTACCTGCGATCACTGCCATGCTGCCACCGTGCTCAACGGCATCTGCACCGACTGCCATACCGAGGGGATTCCGCCCGGCCAGATGAGCGAGGTAGCCCATATCAATGCAGCCTACCACGTGAACAAGACCAAGGATGTGGTTTTCAAGGATGGCGGGTCGTACGACGCCGTGACCAAGACCTGCCGGAACACCGTCTGCCATACTGCCGGCAACGACCCGATCTGGGGGGGGTCGGTGAACAGCCAGGTGGTCTGCCTTTCCTGCCATGCCAGCACCAGCTCCGAAGTGGACAGCTTCTCCATCTTTGCCGGCACCAAGGCGACCATCAATCTCACCGAATGGGTGACCACCGGACATGGCCGGCCGACGTCGGCAGGTCCCTATCCTGCCAGCGGCAACCCGGCGGCGAATTTCCCCGGCAACCCCTGCTGGTACTGCCACGACAACAACGTCTTCCACAATGACGCCACCAATCCGTTCCGCCTGCGCAAGCACACCCAGTTCGCCAACCGCTTCGAGAAGGAATGCGTCTACTGCCACATGAGCGGTGAGGATGCCGAATGTCTCGGCTGCCACAATGCCACGGAGTCTCTTGCACCCCAGCTCGCGGATGCAACCGTGCTCGCCATGCATGGCGGCACCAACTACCAGTCGGGCTGCATGGCTCCATCCTGCCATGATACCGATGCCCGCCTGCACAAGTCCGGGGCCGGGTTCTGGACGAGCGCGCAGAAGGATGACGTCAGGAACCAGTACATCATGATGGGGGTCTGTCTGAAGTGCCACGACGAGGACAGCGGCAACAAGTGCACCAGCTGCCACACGCCGCCGGAAAACAACCCCTACAAATACACGGTCGGTTTCGATCCGGGGACCGGCTTCATCAAACCGCAGAAGGCAAAGGCCTCGTCGGTGCACTTCGGCTACAAGCACTACCGGGAGTACCAGGGGAACGGGATCTGGAAGGGGGGCAAGTTCTGCTGGGACTGCCACGACCCCCATGGCGACAGCAACATCTTCATGGTCCAGGCCCAGGTGGCCACCTCCACCGACGGCACCATCGGTATCCCCCAGTCGCGTGCCGCGGTCGTCTTCACCCGGAAGCAGAGCGGGCTCGATTACGTCAAGATGACCGCACCCTACAACGGCATCTGCAACGTCTGCCATGCGGCAGGGAGCCAGCACTACCGCGCCGACGGCGGTGACGGCCACAACTCCAGCAGGGTCTGCACCGGCTGCCACGAGCACCGTTTCTCGGACAGCCATGCTGACAACCAACCCTGCAACACCTGCCACCAGAACAAGCCGGTGCCGCGCCACTCGGTGTTCGGCCTGCCGCGCGACTGCACCAAGTGCCATACCGGCACCCTGGGCAAACGGACCGACGTCATGGGGCAGTTTGCCGGCACTTCCCACCACATCCAGGGGGCGACGGTGACCAACAGGCAGTGCTACACCTGTCACTGGGAATCGACCGCCGATGGGCTGATCGATGTCACCCATCACCAGGGGTATAACTACCGGAACTATTCGACGGTGAAGAACGCGCCGGTCGACCTGGTGGTCTGGGGACCGGGCACCCGGCCGACCGTGTACCGCCCCTATTCCACGGCCATCTCCTTCCTGGCGGCCAATGTCAGCTTCGGCATCGTTTCCACCGAGCGGAAGGAAGTGGCAAAGATCACCCCGCACTGTCTGAGCTGCCATAGCGACCAGAACAACAACACCCAGCCGTTCGGCGACTGCAAGACCCCCCGCCAGTACGCCTGGGACAAGCAGAGTATCGCGGCCCGCTATTCCCAGCAGGGGACCACCCCCTGGGGCAAATACCCGACCAACGGCAAGAGTGCCGTGGTCAAGGCGCTGTCGGCCCATGGCAATGCCGTTGCCAACCAGGGCGGATTCAGTACCACCACCGGTATCGATTCGACGATCCCGAACACCCGCGCCGGTTCCTCCAACGTCGCCTGCTTCGACTGCCACAACTCCCACGGCACCCGGGTGGTCGGCACCACATCGAGCTATGCGACCTTCAACGGCACCAAGAACGGCGGCAACCTGAAGGAGACCCAGGCGGGCAAAGGCGGCTATGCCATGTCCTACATGGCCACGGCCAATCTGACCAGCGGGAGCGTCAACCCGTACAACGCCGGCGCGGGCCAGTGCTTCGACTGTCACATGACCCAGTCGAGCGGCAGTACGCCATGGGGATACCAGTCCACCTTCGGTGCCACCGCTCCCATCAAGGGGTACATGGATTCCCTCCGCTTCGGCCAGGCCACGGCACCCTTCATGGATCGCTATCCCTACAAGGTGATGCCGATCAAGGGTGGGCACCTGCATGTCTCGTCGCCGCTGGAGAAAAGCCCGGAGCGGGCCATCGACGGCCTCTGCACCCCGTGCCACGACCCCCACGGCGTGAGCCCGACCATGGGGAGCAGGCAGGCCTACGGCGTGCCGCTCCTGAAGGGGACCTGGATGACCTCCCCCTACCAGGAGGACGCCTCTCAGACCGTTACCTCCAACTACCAGGGGGTTCCGCCGACACCGTATGTCTTTACCGACCAGCGGACCTTTGGCGGCGGCCGCATCAGCCAGGACGACGCCACCTTTGCCGGCCTCTGCCTCCGCTGCCACCTGAAGCAGAACCTGACGGACGGGACCAACAAGAACCAGGCCTGGAAGAGCATCGACCGGGTGCACGAATCGGTCAAAGGGTGGGGCGCCAACACCGAACACTCCTATCCATGCTCCAAGTGCCATACCTCCCACAACACCGGACTGCCGCGGCTCATGGTGACCAACTGTCTCGATCCCAAGCATCGCGGCAGGGTTGCGTCGGGCGGTACGCCGGGCTGGGGCTCGGGCGACGGCATTGAAGGCCCAGGCAGCGGCAGCTTCCCGCGGGGTGAAGGGCAGGCGGGCGTGAACTGCCATCCGGCAGGGGCATGGCCCGACAACTCATGGAACAAGGTGACGCCGTGGTAG